The proteins below come from a single Bacteroidota bacterium genomic window:
- a CDS encoding DUF86 domain-containing protein, whose translation MTEQGKKYLSDILRAIELIEQFSEPIITFSDYLKDLKTQSAIERQLSIIGEAVNKFDKLLPEMTLENARKIVGFRNRLIHTYDAVDPSMIWAIIKNHLPLLKGEVIAKLK comes from the coding sequence ATGACGGAGCAAGGCAAAAAGTACTTGTCTGATATCTTACGGGCAATAGAGCTTATTGAGCAGTTTTCAGAACCTATTATAACTTTTTCCGATTACTTGAAGGATTTGAAGACTCAGAGTGCAATTGAACGTCAGCTCAGCATTATTGGAGAGGCTGTTAATAAATTTGACAAGTTGCTTCCAGAAATGACACTTGAGAATGCAAGAAAGATAGTTGGATTTCGTAACCGATTAATTCATACCTATGATGCTGTCGATCCATCAATGATTTGGGCTATAATAAAAAACCACTTGCCTCTTCTAAAGGGTGAAGTCATAGCAAAATTAAAATAA
- a CDS encoding nucleotidyltransferase domain-containing protein, which translates to MFIKDEIHKRLTEFNTVCKNHNVSYLYAFGSSITNRFDSEKSDIDLLVEINDSDPVDRGEKLISLWDTFEHFFQRRVDLLTDSSIHNPFLRKSIDSTKILIYDGARQKVLV; encoded by the coding sequence ATGTTTATAAAAGATGAAATACATAAAAGACTGACTGAGTTTAACACCGTGTGTAAAAATCACAATGTTAGCTATCTTTATGCCTTTGGCTCTTCAATTACCAATCGATTCGATAGTGAAAAAAGCGATATAGACTTGTTAGTGGAGATTAACGATTCTGACCCGGTTGATAGAGGTGAAAAACTGATTTCCTTATGGGATACTTTTGAGCATTTTTTTCAGAGGAGAGTCGATTTACTTACAGATTCATCAATTCATAATCCTTTCTTAAGAAAAAGCATCGATTCTACAAAAATTTTGATTTATGACGGAGCAAGGCAAAAAGTACTTGTCTGA